In Populus alba chromosome 9, ASM523922v2, whole genome shotgun sequence, a genomic segment contains:
- the LOC118027603 gene encoding Holliday junction resolvase MOC1, chloroplastic isoform X2 gives METLQIRPQNLQSLKPKFMNTRFSRLVIKPLNPFLSTLKPFCTTNSSTPLPLKKTTLPRNRVKVREKVADAAQLKQNWLDSLTFPLPNETETTNLGGDDLTRNNVGSNWVIGVDPDVSGALALLKIDESGCSAQVFDSPHLKVMVGKGIRKRLDVKSIVQLIRSFDAPIGTTAYVEQSTPFPQDGKQGWWSGGFGYGLWIGVLVASGFSVVPVPSMTWKSDLELAGGRCTKDDSRRIASTLFPSLSPLLERKKDHGRAEALLIAAYGKGMKLKNSSSVLDELP, from the exons ATGGAAACCCTCCAGATTAGACCACAAAACCTGCAATCTCTAAAACCCAAATTCATGAACACGCGCTTTTCAAGACTCGTCATCAAACCCTTGAACCCTTTTTTATCCACCCTAAAACCCTTCTGCACTACAAACTCTTCAACCCCTCTTCCTCTAAAAAAGACCACACTTCCAAGAAACAGAGTAAAGGTTAGGGAAAAAGTAGCCGATGCTGCCCAACTTAAACAGAATTGGTTAGACTCTCTCACTTTTCCTTTACCTAACGAGACTGAGACTACAAATTTGGGCGGAGATGATTTGACCCGGAATAATGTGGGTTCCAATTGGGTTATTGGTGTTGACCCTGATGTTTCCGGTGCTTTGGCACTATTGAAAATAGACGAGTCAGGTTGCTCTGCTCAG GTGTTTGATTCCCCTCACTTGAAAGTAATGGTTGGAAAAGGAATTCGGAAGCGATTAGATGTTAAGTCTATTGTTCAATTGATTCGTAGTTTTGATGCTCCGATTG GAACTACTGCATATGTAGAACAATCAACCCCATTCCCACAAGATGGGAAACAG GGATGGTGGAGTGGAGGATTTGGTTATGGATTATGGATAGGGGTGTTAGTTGCCTCAGGGTTCTCTGTAGTTCCAGTACCATCTATGACATGGAAGAGTGATCTTGAACTTGCTGGAGGCAGGTGTACTAAG GATGATAGCCGAAGAATCGCATCAACATTGTTTCCATCATTGAGTCCCTTGCTAGAAAGGAAAAAGGATCATG GAAGAGCTGAGGCTTTACTCATTGCTGCATATGGAAAAGGCATGAAGTTGAAGAACTCATCTTCTGTCTTAGATGAATTGCCTTAA
- the LOC118027611 gene encoding uncharacterized protein: MNREEKEEEEEEIVCLDESFFINDNYRLTTFTFGSQVIELLCLHSASTDFDLTGQLVWPGALLLNDYLAKNAEMLQGCSIIELGSGVGVTGILCSRFCPQLLLTDHNDEVLKILKKNIELCASSENPNCCAELAAEKLEWGNSDHIDQILQRYSRGFDLILGADICFQQSSVPLLFDTVERLLHVRGGQCKFILAYVSRAKSMDSLIMKQAAEHGMRMVEVTGTRSVVGNLEGVIFEVALQ; the protein is encoded by the exons atgaatagagaagaaaaggaagaagaagaagaagagatagttTGCCTAGACGAGTCTTTCTTCATCAATGACAA TTACCGGTTAACCACATTCACATTCGGTTCTCAAGTTATTGAGCTCCTTTGTCTTCACTCTGCTTCAA CTGATTTTGATTTGACTGGGCAACTTGTATGGCCTGGTGCCCTGCTTTTGAATGATTATCTTGCAAAAAATGCTGAGATGCTTCAAGGATGTTCTATTATTGAGCTGGGCTCTGGTGTAG GAGTTACTGGAATACTTTGCAGCAGATTTTGCCCTCAACTTCTGTTAACTGACCACAATGATGAAGTGCTTAAG ATCCTGAAGAAAAATATAGAGCTCTGTGCATCTTCTGAGAATCCAAATTGTTGTGCTG AGCTTGCGGCTGAGAAGTTAGAGTGGGGAAATTCTGATCATATTGATCAGATTTTACAAAGATATTCAAGGGGATTTGATCTGATTCTTGGAGCTGACATTT GCTTTCAGCAGTCAagtgttcctttgctttttgaTACGGTGGAACGTCTACTTCATGTTCGGGGAGGACAATGCAAATTCATACTGGCTTATGTATCCCGAGCTAAGTC CATGGATTCATTGATTATGAAACAAGCTGCTGAGCATGGAATGAGGATGGTTGAGGTTACTGGGACTCGTTCTGTGGTTGGAAATCTTGAAGGAGTCATATTTGAGGTTGCCCTACAATAA
- the LOC118027603 gene encoding Holliday junction resolvase MOC1, chloroplastic isoform X1, protein METLQIRPQNLQSLKPKFMNTRFSRLVIKPLNPFLSTLKPFCTTNSSTPLPLKKTTLPRNRVKVREKVADAAQLKQNWLDSLTFPLPNETETTNLGGDDLTRNNVGSNWVIGVDPDVSGALALLKIDESGCSAQVFDSPHLKVMVGKGIRKRLDVKSIVQLIRSFDAPIGTTAYVEQSTPFPQDGKQGWWSGGFGYGLWIGVLVASGFSVVPVPSMTWKSDLELAGGRCTKDDSRRIASTLFPSLSPLLERKKDHGRCLLKYIAISWIPPTSPRCSFSCLLCAKTTKWSLLKKLPFISLAYPHAVTSIILLVKEASITTIREK, encoded by the exons ATGGAAACCCTCCAGATTAGACCACAAAACCTGCAATCTCTAAAACCCAAATTCATGAACACGCGCTTTTCAAGACTCGTCATCAAACCCTTGAACCCTTTTTTATCCACCCTAAAACCCTTCTGCACTACAAACTCTTCAACCCCTCTTCCTCTAAAAAAGACCACACTTCCAAGAAACAGAGTAAAGGTTAGGGAAAAAGTAGCCGATGCTGCCCAACTTAAACAGAATTGGTTAGACTCTCTCACTTTTCCTTTACCTAACGAGACTGAGACTACAAATTTGGGCGGAGATGATTTGACCCGGAATAATGTGGGTTCCAATTGGGTTATTGGTGTTGACCCTGATGTTTCCGGTGCTTTGGCACTATTGAAAATAGACGAGTCAGGTTGCTCTGCTCAG GTGTTTGATTCCCCTCACTTGAAAGTAATGGTTGGAAAAGGAATTCGGAAGCGATTAGATGTTAAGTCTATTGTTCAATTGATTCGTAGTTTTGATGCTCCGATTG GAACTACTGCATATGTAGAACAATCAACCCCATTCCCACAAGATGGGAAACAG GGATGGTGGAGTGGAGGATTTGGTTATGGATTATGGATAGGGGTGTTAGTTGCCTCAGGGTTCTCTGTAGTTCCAGTACCATCTATGACATGGAAGAGTGATCTTGAACTTGCTGGAGGCAGGTGTACTAAG GATGATAGCCGAAGAATCGCATCAACATTGTTTCCATCATTGAGTCCCTTGCTAGAAAGGAAAAAGGATCATGGTAGATGTCTCCTGAAATATATTGCCATTTCATGGATTCCACCAACAAGCCCGCGATGCTCTTTTAGTTGTCTGTTGTGTGCCAAAACGACAAAATGGTCCTTGTTAAAGAAGCTTCCTTTTATATCACTAGCATACCCCCATGCAGTTACTAGTATCATTTTACTTGTTAAAGAAGCCTCAATTACTACTATCAGagaaaaatga